The Candidatus Koribacter versatilis Ellin345 genome has a segment encoding these proteins:
- the tsaE gene encoding tRNA (adenosine(37)-N6)-threonylcarbamoyltransferase complex ATPase subunit type 1 TsaE yields the protein MSTREYLTHSAEETIALGRTLASDLKGLHLVLLQGDLGTGKTTLVKGIAAGLKAAESHDVTSPTYTLIHEYHGEEINVYHIDLYRVEKRRELDTLGVEELLTEENSLLLVEWGEKFAQIVSAADGTIVITRVNDQERKIKFTKK from the coding sequence ATGAGCACTCGCGAGTACCTGACGCATTCGGCTGAAGAGACCATCGCCCTGGGGCGGACCCTCGCGTCAGATCTCAAAGGGCTCCACCTCGTCCTGCTGCAAGGCGACCTCGGCACGGGCAAGACCACGCTGGTGAAGGGAATTGCGGCGGGCCTGAAAGCTGCGGAGTCGCACGACGTTACCAGCCCCACCTATACGCTCATCCACGAGTATCACGGTGAAGAGATCAACGTTTATCACATCGATCTCTATCGCGTAGAGAAGCGTCGTGAACTGGATACACTGGGCGTCGAAGAATTGCTTACAGAGGAAAACAGCCTGTTGCTGGTGGAGTGGGGCGAGAAGTTCGCGCAGATCGTCTCCGCGGCCGATGGGACGATCGTGATTACGCGGGTGAACGATCAGGAGCGGAAGATCAAGTTCACGAAGAAGTAG
- a CDS encoding bifunctional ADP-dependent NAD(P)H-hydrate dehydratase/NAD(P)H-hydrate epimerase, whose translation MKIVTAQEMRDIDRITTERYGVPSLTLMENAGRAAAEMVVENYPEARSIAVVCGKGNNGGDGFVAARHLHKMDRGVEVLLLADPEGLRGDAAEMYRQLGFAATIVKSEETISSNLQRAFAEADVILDAVLGTGFKPPVSPLYAKAIAAMNASKLPIVAVDVPSGADSDGMQPQSGEAIARADAAVTFTAPKPVHVFGDLVRGKTVVAPIGSPDEAIVSNLGLNVITPADYAAVLAARPLNSNKGMYGHALIVAGSFGKSGAAAMAGMACLRAGAGLATVATPKSVLTSVASYAPELMTESLAETADGTICEAAIWAIQELAKKMTVLAIGPGLTQNAETIQVVRELVRASEKPMVIDADGLNALVDQTEVLKDAKAATIITPHPGEMSRLCGISTKEVQADRVGIAKNFAASRYTIVVLKGDKTVIAAPSGETWINCTGNPGMATGGTGDVLTGILTGLLAQHPQDPLLCAIAAVHLHGMAGDLGRDRVGEISLIATDLIHALSGAFERAKKSLQKPWVPLN comes from the coding sequence ATGAAGATCGTCACCGCACAGGAAATGCGCGACATCGATCGCATTACGACCGAGCGCTACGGCGTGCCGTCGCTGACGCTGATGGAGAACGCCGGGCGCGCGGCAGCAGAGATGGTTGTGGAGAATTACCCCGAGGCCAGGTCCATTGCCGTGGTGTGCGGGAAGGGAAATAACGGCGGTGATGGCTTCGTAGCGGCGCGGCATCTGCATAAGATGGACCGCGGGGTCGAGGTGCTGCTGCTTGCTGATCCAGAGGGCTTGCGTGGCGATGCAGCGGAGATGTATCGGCAGCTTGGGTTCGCTGCGACGATCGTGAAATCGGAAGAGACGATCTCATCCAATTTGCAGCGCGCGTTTGCAGAAGCCGACGTGATTCTCGATGCGGTGCTCGGCACGGGATTCAAGCCACCAGTCTCGCCGTTGTACGCGAAGGCAATCGCCGCGATGAACGCGAGCAAATTGCCGATCGTCGCTGTGGATGTGCCATCTGGAGCGGACTCCGACGGTATGCAGCCGCAGTCGGGCGAGGCGATTGCGCGCGCCGATGCAGCGGTAACTTTCACCGCGCCCAAACCGGTTCACGTGTTCGGCGATCTGGTTCGCGGAAAGACTGTGGTTGCACCGATTGGTTCTCCCGACGAAGCCATTGTCAGCAATCTGGGTCTGAACGTAATCACGCCGGCTGACTATGCGGCCGTGCTGGCCGCTCGGCCGCTCAACAGCAACAAGGGAATGTACGGCCACGCGCTGATCGTGGCGGGATCGTTTGGAAAATCCGGCGCAGCGGCGATGGCGGGTATGGCGTGTCTGCGCGCTGGTGCCGGGCTCGCGACCGTGGCAACGCCGAAGTCGGTGCTCACCAGCGTGGCGTCCTACGCGCCGGAGTTGATGACTGAGTCGCTCGCCGAGACCGCGGACGGCACGATCTGCGAAGCCGCGATTTGGGCCATTCAGGAACTCGCGAAGAAGATGACAGTACTTGCGATTGGACCCGGGCTGACGCAGAACGCTGAGACCATCCAGGTCGTACGAGAGCTCGTGCGAGCCAGCGAAAAGCCCATGGTGATTGATGCCGACGGGCTGAATGCGCTCGTCGATCAAACCGAGGTTCTGAAAGATGCGAAGGCAGCCACGATCATCACCCCGCACCCCGGTGAGATGTCGCGGTTGTGTGGGATAAGTACGAAAGAGGTCCAAGCCGACCGCGTAGGAATCGCAAAGAACTTCGCTGCATCTCGTTATACGATCGTTGTGCTCAAGGGAGATAAGACCGTCATCGCCGCGCCTTCGGGAGAAACGTGGATCAACTGCACCGGCAATCCCGGCATGGCAACCGGAGGCACTGGCGACGTGCTTACCGGTATCCTCACCGGCCTGCTGGCGCAACATCCGCAGGATCCGCTGCTGTGCGCGATTGCGGCGGTACATCTCCACGGGATGGCCGGCGACCTTGGCCGCGATAGGGTTGGTGAGATTTCCCTGATTGCCACCGACTTGATCCATGCCCTGTCTGGGGCATTCGAGCGCGCGAAAAAGAGTTTGCAGAAGCCCTGGGTTCCCCTAAATTAG
- a CDS encoding potassium channel family protein: MTALRNLKLIAAALVLIVLVGMVGFHFIEGWPWFDGFYMTITTLTTIGYMETHPLSHAGRVFNSVLMLVGVGTVFLAIGSLTQALLEFELQSVFGRKRMEREISRLTGHYIICGAGRVGRSVAREFGRKPAPFVIVENKREKIDRYASEGWLSLEGDATQERTLEEAGIARAKGLVAATTADATNIYIVLTARAMNPNLKIIARASEDSAEKHLRTAGADNVISPYLFAGSRIAQTLMRPGVMNFFDAAHGHLGMDLEMDEIPVTSGSRLAGKTIATSGIRQETGVIVLAIHRKDGMRFNPTSDDVIQAGDSLIAMGDPEKLRILEQAAAAK; encoded by the coding sequence ATGACTGCACTTCGCAATCTGAAGCTGATCGCTGCCGCGCTTGTGTTGATCGTGCTCGTCGGCATGGTGGGCTTTCATTTCATCGAGGGCTGGCCCTGGTTTGATGGCTTCTACATGACCATCACTACCCTCACCACCATCGGCTACATGGAGACGCATCCGCTCTCCCACGCCGGACGCGTTTTCAATAGCGTGCTCATGCTGGTAGGCGTGGGGACGGTGTTTCTCGCCATCGGGTCGCTGACGCAGGCTTTGCTAGAATTCGAGCTTCAGTCGGTGTTCGGAAGGAAGCGTATGGAACGCGAAATTTCGCGACTGACGGGCCATTACATCATCTGCGGCGCAGGCCGAGTGGGACGCAGCGTAGCGCGCGAATTTGGCCGCAAGCCCGCTCCGTTCGTCATCGTGGAGAACAAGCGCGAAAAGATCGACCGCTACGCTTCTGAGGGCTGGCTGAGCCTTGAAGGCGATGCAACGCAGGAGCGGACCCTGGAAGAGGCCGGCATCGCCCGTGCCAAAGGGTTAGTCGCGGCAACGACTGCTGACGCGACAAATATCTACATTGTGCTGACCGCACGGGCGATGAATCCCAACCTCAAGATCATTGCCCGCGCCAGTGAGGACTCTGCGGAGAAGCACCTGCGCACCGCCGGCGCGGACAACGTGATCTCACCGTATTTGTTTGCTGGATCGCGGATTGCCCAAACACTCATGCGACCGGGTGTGATGAACTTCTTCGACGCCGCGCACGGGCACCTGGGCATGGACCTCGAGATGGACGAGATCCCCGTGACCAGCGGCTCGCGATTGGCAGGCAAAACCATCGCGACTTCGGGCATCCGTCAGGAGACCGGCGTGATTGTGCTCGCGATTCATCGCAAAGATGGCATGCGCTTCAATCCCACCTCCGACGACGTGATCCAGGCGGGCGATTCGTTGATCGCGATGGGCGATCCCGAAAAGCTCAGGATCCTGGAGCAGGCGGCCGCTGCGAAATGA
- a CDS encoding amino acid permease: MDLLATKPLDVLMSEASETGEHSLKRALGPVNLMMLGVGAIIGAGIFVLTGAAAAQFAGPAIVFSYILAGIACVFAGLCYAEFASLIPIAGSAYTYGYATLGEIFAWIIGWDLVLEYAFGAATVASGWSSTLVAFLQDYGVSLPPRICDVHGSIWVQYQGRWSPLATVQSVLDTAHIDYHTLPNVVCIFNLIAFLAILAVTTLLVIGIKESANFNTGVVFVKLFAVLVFIGVAGAFVIKNPTVAQANWHPFLAFGWAGVIRAAGVVFFAYIGFDAVSTAAQEAKNPQRDMPIGILGSLIICTVLYILVSGLLTGVVHYDRLNIGAPVSLAIRETGRKWGSYIVNAGALAGLSTVMLVMLLGQSRVFYSMAHDGLLWKWAGEIHPKLRTPWKSTIVVGICVAFFGATIPIGDLGTLVSIGTLLAFVIVCAGIMILRKRRPDLPRPFKTPLVPLVPILGILTSLLMMVFLPLVTWIRLVVWLLIGFIIYFTYGRKHSKVQAMQKK, from the coding sequence ATGGATCTACTCGCAACAAAACCACTTGATGTGCTGATGTCGGAAGCGTCTGAAACGGGTGAGCACAGCTTGAAGCGTGCCCTCGGCCCGGTGAATCTTATGATGCTGGGCGTCGGCGCAATTATCGGCGCCGGCATTTTTGTGCTCACGGGTGCAGCGGCCGCGCAGTTTGCCGGTCCCGCCATCGTCTTTTCGTACATTCTTGCCGGCATCGCCTGCGTATTTGCCGGCTTGTGTTATGCGGAATTTGCGTCCCTCATTCCAATCGCCGGATCGGCGTACACCTACGGTTACGCGACGCTGGGCGAGATTTTCGCGTGGATCATCGGCTGGGATTTGGTGCTGGAATACGCGTTCGGTGCTGCCACCGTGGCCTCCGGATGGAGTAGCACGCTGGTTGCGTTCCTGCAGGACTATGGAGTGAGTTTGCCGCCGCGTATTTGCGATGTGCACGGCTCGATTTGGGTGCAATACCAGGGACGGTGGTCCCCGTTGGCGACGGTGCAGTCGGTACTTGATACCGCTCATATCGACTACCACACGCTGCCGAACGTGGTTTGCATTTTCAATCTCATCGCGTTCCTTGCAATTCTCGCGGTTACGACTCTGCTTGTGATTGGCATTAAAGAATCAGCGAATTTCAATACCGGCGTCGTGTTTGTGAAGTTGTTCGCTGTGCTCGTGTTTATCGGAGTAGCCGGCGCGTTCGTCATCAAGAATCCAACGGTTGCCCAGGCCAACTGGCATCCCTTCCTCGCTTTCGGCTGGGCAGGCGTTATTCGTGCCGCTGGCGTGGTCTTCTTCGCCTACATCGGGTTCGACGCCGTTTCAACGGCGGCGCAAGAAGCGAAGAACCCGCAGCGCGATATGCCGATCGGCATTCTCGGCTCACTGATTATCTGCACCGTTCTCTACATTCTCGTATCCGGATTACTGACTGGCGTGGTGCACTACGACCGCCTGAACATCGGCGCGCCCGTTTCGCTGGCGATCCGCGAGACCGGCAGAAAATGGGGTAGCTACATTGTGAATGCCGGAGCTCTCGCTGGGCTGAGCACGGTGATGTTGGTGATGTTGCTCGGCCAATCGCGCGTGTTCTATTCCATGGCGCATGATGGCTTGCTCTGGAAATGGGCGGGCGAAATCCACCCGAAGCTGCGCACTCCATGGAAGTCGACGATCGTGGTCGGTATCTGCGTCGCGTTCTTCGGGGCCACGATTCCAATCGGGGATCTCGGTACGCTCGTTAGCATCGGAACCCTGCTCGCATTTGTGATCGTGTGTGCGGGCATCATGATTCTGCGCAAGCGACGCCCAGACTTACCTCGTCCTTTCAAAACCCCGCTGGTTCCACTGGTACCGATTCTCGGAATACTGACTTCGCTCCTGATGATGGTGTTTCTGCCGCTCGTGACCTGGATCCGTCTGGTGGTGTGGTTGCTTATCGGATTCATCATCTATTTCACTTACGGTCGCAAGCACAGCAAGGTCCAGGCGATGCAGAAGAAATAA